A genomic region of Pararge aegeria chromosome 11, ilParAegt1.1, whole genome shotgun sequence contains the following coding sequences:
- the LOC120627740 gene encoding gremlin-1-like, whose product MLPLISRYNMESFSKSCIWLVAAALLAACGVSAGVGSKRPFTPTDSILDIIDTEQVEKMLAARRRAEEATASPTSYMQRNELGEGSSETMVVSAPDPEDVTEMPKGAAFRNILKSSKNALIVTKKEYLKEDWCKTEKLIQKIREPGCLQATVINNFCYGQCNSFYIPKGPRRREGNDERPPPAFKSCSFCKPKKFTWITVTLRCPGQNPPFRRKRLQKIKQCKCLPVGVN is encoded by the exons ATGTTGCCTCTCATCTCTCGATACAAT ATGGAGAGCTTTTCGAAATCGTGCATCTGGCTTGTTGCAGCGGCACTTTTGGCCGCGTGCGGCGTGAGTGCTGGCGTTGGAAGTAAAAGGCCGTTTACGCCTACCGATTCGATATTAGATATCATTGATACGGAGCAAGTTGAAAAAATGCTCGCGGCGAGACGACGAGCGGAGGAAGCGACGGCGTCACCGACTTCCTACATGCAAAGAAACGAACTTGGCGAAGGCAGTTCCGAAACTATGGTCGTATCTGCACCTGACCCAGAGGATGTGACCGAGATGCCTAAAGGTGCAGCTTTTCGGAATATCCTCAAATCGTCGAAGAACGCATTAATTGTGACTAAAAAGGAATATCTGAAAGAAGATTGGTGTAAAACTGAAAAGTTGATACAAAAGATCCGCGAACCCGGATGCTTGCAGGCAAcagttataaacaatttttgttaCGGACAGTGCAACTCGTTTTATATTCCGAAAGGACCGCGGCGTCGCGAAGGGAATGACGAACGGCCTCCACCTGCGTTCAAGTCGTGTTCATTTTGCAAACCGAAAAAGTTCACCTGGATCACTGTCACCCTCCGGTGTCCTGGACAGAACCCGCCGTTTAGGCGCAAGCGTCTACAAAAGATCAAACAGTGCAAGTGTCTTCCTGTAGGTGTGAACTGA